In Symmachiella dynata, the following are encoded in one genomic region:
- the rnk gene encoding nucleoside diphosphate kinase regulator has product MDGSPCCDSTDPVSHYLSILSELSLDSDYNILGRIFTMVTKRQIIISKGDHERLKNLFFSGVAATFSDKPYLQSLQGELDSARILLPEEIPPDIVTMNSTIRLRQLHSKEIETYTLVFPADANIAEGKLSVLAPIGTAILGYRVGDRVEWQVPSGAIQFKIEELVFQPERDGVVV; this is encoded by the coding sequence TTGGATGGCAGTCCTTGCTGTGACTCCACTGATCCTGTTTCACATTATCTATCTATTTTATCCGAACTTTCTTTGGATTCCGATTACAACATACTAGGCAGGATTTTCACGATGGTGACCAAACGGCAAATTATTATAAGCAAAGGAGATCACGAACGGCTGAAGAATCTTTTCTTCAGCGGTGTCGCGGCCACTTTCAGCGACAAACCCTACCTTCAGTCGCTACAAGGCGAATTGGACAGCGCACGGATTCTGCTGCCGGAAGAAATCCCGCCAGACATTGTGACGATGAACTCAACCATCCGGTTGCGGCAGCTGCACAGCAAAGAAATTGAAACCTACACGTTGGTCTTTCCTGCCGATGCGAATATCGCGGAAGGCAAGCTCTCGGTGCTGGCTCCAATTGGAACCGCAATTCTTGGATACCGCGTCGGCGACCGAGTTGAATGGCAAGTGCCCAGTGGAGCAATCCAGTTTAAGATCGAAGAACTTGTGTTTCAGCCTGAACGCGATGGAGTTGTCGTCTGA
- a CDS encoding sigma-54-dependent transcriptional regulator — translation MNEQQMAKRILIADDEPLYLRTTGQLLRKAGYVCECVPDGDAALEKLRSEPFDLILSDLNMPGNLKLELLRQGRTQWPDIPLIVITGVPSLPTAIEAVRLGIADYLLKPVKYEDLLASVRRALTQPPPSDSEPTTDQLDFETLSSKFPEILGRSEPMLELLEVIDRVALTDTNVLITGESGTGKEVIAQAIHSHGRRHEHNFQVIDCTAIPESLFESVLFGHAKGSFTGAIMDQDGLLSRSHHGTAFFDEIGELPMSSQAKLLRAVQEQAFTPVGKNELHRVDTRYICATNRDLQEEVNAGRFRQDLFYRLGVIHMELPPLRDRGDDVILLADAFLKEFQRDNARITGISDEVIDCFRRYEWPGNIRELRNVIERAVALSRGESIQLSDLPKPMREPQTSTPQAVSMLAEISREEALDNADQSYLTALLKKHSGNISQAARQAGLSRQGMHKLLARHGLDATEYRP, via the coding sequence ATGAATGAACAACAAATGGCTAAGCGAATCCTCATCGCCGACGACGAGCCGCTGTACCTGCGGACGACCGGACAATTGTTACGCAAAGCGGGCTACGTATGCGAATGCGTTCCGGATGGTGATGCCGCTTTGGAGAAACTTCGCAGCGAACCGTTCGATTTGATTCTGTCCGATTTGAACATGCCCGGGAACCTAAAACTCGAACTGTTGCGACAAGGTCGTACGCAGTGGCCGGATATTCCGCTGATTGTGATTACCGGTGTCCCTTCGTTGCCGACCGCGATTGAAGCCGTTCGGCTGGGGATTGCGGATTATTTGCTCAAACCGGTCAAGTACGAAGACCTGTTGGCAAGCGTGAGACGAGCCTTAACCCAGCCGCCGCCATCTGATTCCGAACCAACGACAGATCAGCTGGACTTTGAAACACTCTCCTCGAAGTTCCCTGAAATCCTCGGCCGTAGTGAGCCGATGTTGGAACTGCTGGAAGTCATTGACCGGGTCGCTCTCACCGATACCAATGTGCTGATTACGGGTGAGAGTGGCACTGGAAAGGAAGTGATCGCTCAGGCGATTCACAGTCACGGTCGTCGCCACGAACACAACTTCCAAGTCATCGACTGTACGGCGATTCCAGAGTCACTCTTCGAGTCCGTTTTGTTCGGCCATGCCAAAGGTTCCTTCACAGGTGCCATCATGGACCAGGACGGTTTACTGAGTCGGAGTCATCACGGCACGGCGTTTTTCGACGAAATCGGCGAACTGCCGATGTCGTCACAGGCCAAACTGTTGCGCGCCGTGCAGGAACAGGCTTTCACGCCGGTTGGCAAGAATGAACTCCATCGCGTCGACACGCGTTACATCTGCGCGACCAATCGTGATTTGCAGGAAGAAGTCAACGCCGGGCGGTTTCGGCAGGACCTGTTTTACCGACTGGGTGTGATCCACATGGAATTGCCGCCACTGCGTGATCGCGGTGATGACGTGATCCTGCTGGCGGACGCTTTCCTGAAAGAATTTCAACGAGACAATGCCCGTATCACCGGTATCTCAGATGAAGTGATTGACTGCTTTCGCCGCTACGAATGGCCGGGTAATATTCGAGAATTACGAAACGTGATCGAACGCGCTGTTGCATTGTCGCGTGGGGAATCGATTCAATTATCTGACCTCCCCAAGCCGATGCGTGAACCCCAAACATCCACGCCGCAGGCTGTTTCCATGCTGGCGGAAATATCGCGGGAAGAGGCGCTCGACAACGCCGACCAAAGTTACCTGACGGCACTGCTCAAAAAACATAGCGGGAATATCTCGCAAGCCGCTCGCCAAGCTGGTCTGTCACGCCAGGGGATGCACAAACTGCTGGCTCGACATGGACTGGATGCCACCGAGTATCGTCCATAA